In the genome of Euleptes europaea isolate rEulEur1 chromosome 4, rEulEur1.hap1, whole genome shotgun sequence, the window CCACCAGGATACAATGTTGCCCAATTCTTCAACATCAAAGGAAGACTCCAACATGAAACTCCTGAATTAGAATTCATCCGGTACCTTGAAAACTATCCAGTAAGGGTTCAGTTTTGACTATGGGTTTACATGACACTACAGGTACTAAAACAGCTATTCTAGCAAATTTATGATATTTATAGCTGCAGTGAATAATTATGCAAATGAATTGAAGATAAATACAGTAGCAATATAGAACAGTCTTCCCATTGTTTTCAGTTTTTATATATGCTAATATATATCATGTCTAAACATCCGGAGACTggtgccatgaacagacaaggcagctctttcaaaaaacctgagaaaagccccaagttCGTAGAAAAATCCGAAAATTAAAAAATGATACATTGGAGAGGGGTGTTAACCCCCCCAAAATAGCAGAAGCAGCAAttttacctttaaaaaagaaaatctcaaTGGCCATTGTAaatattgctaggcaaccacagcagtatTTTCAAGCCTTGTCAGTAAAAGGGccagggctctttccagggctcttttgGCTTTTGagttacaggtgctgcttctattattttttttgggggggggaggaataaacccctatgcatttttttttacatttcccccctgcaaatctagggcttttctcaggtttgcagaaaaatctgtcttgcatGTTGATGGCTCCAAATTCTGGATTTaattatccacagatttggctatgttcaaaattaaaaatattgaGGACACACACATAGACAACTGAGGACACATTTCCTGCATCTGATGAGAGCAGTGGCTCAGGTCTACAAAACTTAGGCTAGGCCACAGTATTTACAGTGCCACAACTCTTGGCTTTTGCTGAAATTTACACAGCTACCTCTCTGAGACCTTGATATCTATTTGGAATTGAGTGGGCATTCCTGACAGAAAGTCAGGAATCCCCTAGCTGAAGGAAGAGGAAAAATGGCTACagttaaagaaaaaatatttacaaatccTGCTTTGTAAAGAGTCCAGACATCTGGATGTGTGTACCTTCCCTatcttctgtttatttattacattgtAGCATGACACTACTAAAGCATGACAAACAGAGAAAATACTGGAAACCGTGCGTAACCGTTAAagcaaaatataaagacttctGGGTCCAGCAAGCTTGGACATACAATTTGCTATTCAACATTGGTTCTTTGAATGCACAAATGTGAAGTCCTTCTTCAGCTATTAGAAACCACCTCACTCAATCGCCAGAAATTTTCCACTTAGTGATATAACAGTATCTATATCTCTGACAAATAGACCGTTGCTGTATATCAAGTTTAGCTGACCATCCGCGAAATTCTTGCTCTGATAAGTCATACATCAATAATATGAAATCTGTTTGTAAAGTCTACTGTTTGAACTCCTGCAAGCTGCAAAACTGCATTAATGGGAGCATGATCCAACCTATTCCTGTCAAGATGCACAAAGTGGATTTCATTACCTAAAAGAAATTAAATATTATTAATGCCTCTGTAGCGGTATTTGATTAGTTCACCAGTTTTTTCTTGCTGATTTTGCATGTTAACTGAGTGTTCAAGCACTATAACTGTCAGTGCACTCTGTTTGCTTAAAGTTACTTTAATCTATGACAGTTAATTGAAACAATTACAGAAAAAGTTaaattaattgtttttaatagAGGGTAAGAATGAAGATTGACCTTCTCATCTTACTTTATCAGGTGTAACTCAGATGCACCTGATGACTGGCTCATTCGCACTTGTGCtaattatctcatatttagttaagAACCAATCACTTATCTAGACAGTAATCACGATTATGACAGAGGAGATGTAGAGGAAGACAAGATTGatatttctctggatggaagtctcagaaaAAGATTAGGTGAGATTTCTGGCTGTGTGTGACTTGAGATTTTTGAAAATCTCTAAAAGCAGTGAGTCAAAAACCTGAaacctggtttgtttttttaaaatattactatATGATGATTAGGCAATGttaggaactttgataattttagcagTTGTTTTTTCAGTAATTGCAGGGTTAATTTTTATATGTCTGTACTTTGTATTGTCTTGCATAATAAAGAgaactgtttatttttttctatCCCCATGATATAGAAGAGGATAGCCTTATAGCAGGGTCAAATGGTCTTGCAGAAAGGAAAAAGTCTGGCCCACCAATGTTAGGGGGGATTCTTTTAAAGATAAAATTACGGGAGATATTGCTATATCTCTGGGCAGAGGGAACTGTATAGTACAGAACAAAACAGAGTGAAATGAGATCGATGAAAtagcagggtcagccttgccaCTAATTCCCCTTTAAGAGCTATATGCTACCAACTAGGCATCTAGTTGACACCTGCAAGGTATGTGGCTGTGCAGCACTTCGATGTGCAATAGAAATGCTCTCTAGAAAAATAGCATTTCTCCCAGTGACAAAatagtgtttttgtttttattcctgCCATTAAAAAGAAGGAAGGTTCCTGGATCTCTTCCACAACAAACGTGTAATAATTGtgcatttattgtgtgtgtgtgtgtgggggagggggggtatcAGGTTGTCTAGAAAAGCTCTGTGCATCTTTGGGTAAGTGATGGTTGCTCACCCTTATTTCTACATTTGTAAAATAGAAATTATTATAAGCAACCTCCCAGGATTATTATTCGGATGAATCAGAGAATGATTAGATAATACTTTGGAGATTAAGTAAGGAGCCAAAGGGGTCTATGCTTGAATAACatccccatgttattcaatgaggcttCCCATAGTCACTGCTGAGTTTAGAAAGAGTACAGAGAGCTCCATCAAATATCCAGTTGCCAGTTGCCTAGAACACATGTCCTGTTCCtgtaacagaggcttaatgggatagtATTTACCAGGtatttatttacctccatgccatgaaacgTTTCAGCAGCCcttttccactcacaaagccccagttaagggacaggacatttttctccaggcctatgGACAACCCTAGTCCCATCTTAAGTAAGAAATGCAaaatgacatttccaacataagaTAATATTTCCATATTCTGAGAGGAATAGTCAGGAGTGAAAAGACATTCCTAGATAGAactatgaggttttttttttttttaagtcttaccTGGACCTAAAATCAAAGTCCCTCCCTGCTGAGCTGGATCTCCTTGAAAATCAAATGCAGGACTGGCCATTGCTCTCCACATGCTCTTAATGCTTCCTGATAGCAGGTTGGATTTAACATGAGGACTCTGTACTGAAATAGTGTAATATAGAAGATGAAGCATACATATAGAAGATGAATTTACATTTGCTCCATAAGTACACTAGGCAGTAAATCTGGTACTGAGCAAGTTATTCAACTGAAATCAATGGTCCTAATAGCAATTAAATGTACTTAGGATCTCTTTGTTTGAATATCTGAAGAGCCCATTTGAAAAACCCTGCTGTACATGTGCAGTGTGCTTTTTTTTGCAAATAGgggatgtttgggggggggggtgtcctaaTCTGCTAATGGATAAGATAAGATGTGAATATGTTATATATGTGAGTGGCTTCTTGTAAACCCTAGAATTTGAACTAGAGATCCATGAAATTCATGGAGGCAATTCATAGGTGTAATATTTACCCATTAGTACATATCAATGATATATCGTTTATCCATTTGCCTGGCTTTTGATAGTGTCCCTGATGATACAAGCTCAGGACCTGTAAAGAATCATGGGGGAGGAGAACAAATAACTGTGaaacccccctgacccaaacctcCCTCTCTTAGGGGCTTCTATTTTGTTCTCTCTCTTAGCCACTCTCAGCATTCCAATGGGaatgagcatgctcagtcctAACCAAGTCATGGGGGGGGTCAGTATTTTTTTCAATAtccagattattatttttctatatacCAAGCAAGACTCCTGTATATATAGAACCCCCAACCTTTTCTCTAGTTGGTCACCTTTCACTGCTTTCATGATATGGACTCCTTCACCATGCACTTTGCAATTAAAGGGAACAAGCTGGGGCCTGTGATTTATTAGGGAGGAATAAATGGTTTGGAAATACTCTCCCTTAAATCTCCCCTTCTATGAGTCTATAGACTCATAAGCTTGAAATggcccatttcccctcccttatATTCACCTTAACTGACTCTCAGCTGCTTTCAATATTAGCCCTGGTCACAAGTTACAGTAAACACACAAAGAATCCATGTATACTTGATTGTTTTTTTATACATGCTTTCAGTAGTTCTCAAATTACATTCAATGTATGCACAGCTCACATTTATCtaagtactggtccctggtttcgtTTGTAAAGTGAATACACattaggtcttttttttttttttttttacaaacattaGTGTACACCTACATGCTATGTTCATTCACTTtatcatgtgaacagggctagccTGTGCTTCTTGGAGCATATTTGGTCCTCATACAGCCACTTTttggattttaaattttttacagTCAAGTTATTCTGCACCATTGTAGGAACTCCTACTTTCTCTGCGTGTGGACTGGTTTTGCTACTACCCACTTTATATTCAATATAGTAAAAACGGTGAAACTATTCTTACTTGCTTCTTTTTGAGCTGGGGTCTCTAATCTTTACATTTGATACTACTGCCTACCTGATGCGATGAATGCTTCCCCTCTTTTCATGCCAAGTGTTCTATAAATCTTCCTCTCAGGATCTACAAACATTTCATGGGGATAACCTGTcaaattacaaaatggctgcaagaAATATGTAAATACCAGAAGATTACATTACAAAGTCTTTTATACCTCCTGGAAAAGTATAAAACTGCACTTCTAGgcacacaatggccatttatacatgggaggttttgccttggattttctgctctctatatgcacatttcccccatctgaattctcaaaacttgaaAATAAGCACCCATGCAGaactttgagaatttggatcggaaaaatgggcatctagagagcagcaaacccaaggcaaaaaaaccccatgcataaatggccaagggcCATTAAATGGGACTTTCTCCCGAGTAAACATAATTAGGTTTTTGTTTCATGACTGCATTCATAAGTcctcattaatttatttaaaacatttattagccacctttatctcttgcagaactcaaggtggcttacaatataaatacaacaaagattttttttaaagcataataaaaagaatatgaataaaataaccaaaaacaacaacaacacaaaataccacaatttaaaaactctaGTTAGGACtgtgaataaataaaaagtaaatcaGTCACATGCAGTCCTAAATGAAAATGTCTTCAACTATCTCTCGAAGAACAACAGTGAAGGGGCCGGAGACACCTCCCTAGGGAgggtgttccataattgtggggttcTCCCCCAAAAGGCGTTGttgtgtgcccaccagatgagcttctttgattggtagAACAGTCAGGAGGTCCTCTCCCTGAGATCATAATTtctaggcaggaacatatgggagaagatggtccttcagataccccagtcccaagccatgtaggccATTAAAGGACAAAATCAtccccttgaattgggcttgcGAGTGGATGGGTAGCAAGTGCAACTGCTGTAGTATCGTGGTCATATGTTCCCCATAGCTGGGCCTGACCAGCAGTGTAGCCGCAGCACTCTGtagcttctgaacagtcttcaacataga includes:
- the PRXL2C gene encoding peroxiredoxin-like 2C, with the protein product MAYPPGETPPVTRQISRPRAWQDAGGEPVRLRDASSRLVVDAAGEGLPFGALWQQQKTVVVFVRHFLCYACKEYVEDLGKIPKEFLQDANVRLVVIGQSSHHHIKPFCNLTGYPHEMFVDPERKIYRTLGMKRGEAFIASVQSPHVKSNLLSGSIKSMWRAMASPAFDFQGDPAQQGGTLILGPGNEIHFVHLDRNRLDHAPINAVLQLAGVQTVDFTNRFHIIDV